Proteins from a genomic interval of Methanoplanus endosymbiosus:
- a CDS encoding BREX system ATP-binding domain-containing protein: MTIISDYEEKKEPDKILAKRIIHDVGSTGQPPVYGYQYFTAGIDRYINTIDEEYLCDYISCGGSSFKLVIGTYGGGKTHFLYSVQGRGWLNNYVTSYVELSADSTPFHKLETVYRSIAENLIYPQKYEDLHSGYERGIESLIKYWYSRKRNKLEESGLDEDEIRDSLIYYISKIGPYASTSFQNALKHSFLALADDDYEKFSLIIQYLKGENLSKTVLKEYQIFEKIDRPNAFKMIRSLISWIKEIEFKGLIVLMDEAEQTPSMTTKQRETLLNNLRELIDACSKGTIGGSMIFYAVPDENFLEGRTAVYEALNQRLQTVFDGEINPSGVKIDLERSELEPEELLTEIGIKLSKIYETAYGVTFDDKTIKQIMADTAKAAYEERFGEIGYKREFVQRAIKELNALKVQVQR; the protein is encoded by the coding sequence ATGACCATTATCTCTGATTATGAAGAAAAAAAGGAACCTGATAAGATTCTGGCAAAAAGAATCATTCATGACGTGGGAAGTACAGGCCAGCCTCCTGTCTATGGCTACCAGTATTTCACAGCCGGAATTGACAGGTACATAAATACTATTGATGAAGAATATCTCTGTGATTATATTAGCTGTGGGGGGAGTTCCTTTAAACTCGTAATCGGAACATATGGTGGAGGAAAGACCCATTTCCTCTATTCAGTGCAGGGCCGGGGGTGGCTGAATAATTATGTTACTTCATATGTTGAACTGAGTGCAGATTCAACACCATTTCACAAACTTGAGACAGTGTACAGGTCAATAGCTGAAAATCTTATATATCCACAGAAATATGAGGATTTACACTCCGGATATGAGAGAGGAATAGAATCCTTAATTAAATACTGGTATTCCCGGAAGAGAAATAAACTTGAGGAGAGCGGACTTGACGAAGATGAAATCCGTGACTCACTCATATACTATATCTCAAAGATTGGCCCTTATGCAAGTACAAGTTTTCAGAATGCATTAAAGCATTCATTTCTTGCTCTGGCAGATGATGACTATGAGAAATTCAGCCTCATCATCCAGTACCTTAAAGGTGAAAACCTCTCAAAGACTGTACTGAAGGAGTACCAGATCTTTGAGAAGATTGACCGGCCAAATGCCTTTAAAATGATACGATCCCTCATATCATGGATAAAAGAAATTGAATTCAAAGGCTTAATCGTGCTGATGGATGAAGCTGAGCAGACACCCAGCATGACTACCAAACAGAGAGAGACCCTTCTGAACAATCTGAGAGAACTAATAGATGCATGCAGCAAGGGTACAATCGGCGGTTCCATGATATTTTATGCAGTTCCGGATGAAAACTTCCTTGAAGGCAGAACTGCCGTATATGAGGCATTAAATCAGAGGCTACAGACAGTATTTGATGGTGAAATCAACCCTTCCGGGGTTAAAATCGACCTTGAGAGATCAGAGCTTGAACCGGAAGAACTGCTGACTGAGATAGGAATCAAACTATCAAAGATATATGAGACTGCCTATGGTGTCACTTTTGATGACAAAACCATAAAACAGATAATGGCGGACACTGCAAAAGCAGCATATGAAGAGAGATTTGGTGAGATTGGTTATAAGCGTGAATTTGTCCAGAGAGCAATAAAGGAACTGAATGCACTTAAAGTGCAGGTTCAGAGATAA
- a CDS encoding ATP-binding protein: MDSNDKEKENPSGKISVNIPEEKEEEKPAARVSGKIPGENSPLSDCQKIVEKQFYREVIEALRLGGVPQEKIFDFTCGREDELNKIADWLSDSRGSIAIVGEYGSGKSHLINIIAEKALLNNRAVAKVEIDPRENAFNRPRNIYASITESFTYHCNDDVKHFDDLLENILSNREDPDYSILYENEFFKGFLRYCDIYEYNESINEWMRGKQETLPGAGYILPKMMDTQVSANIYSYLISTLGWICKNLLKLDGLLILFDEAEGIDPGYYSGYQYQQSENMIGGLIKMSNSEPVLKTEELNNYIGTETGLKYCGQNRQQYPFLWMDKSHVKLLFSFVPGMIDSLSDESPLTAEVKKLEPILIIDLDIYERAELLKKIVDAYTKAYGFKTAYNPNEGLPTEKTRIFVKSIVEALDLLRFHPKKDPEEFLKRYDFFG, translated from the coding sequence TTGGACAGTAATGATAAAGAGAAGGAAAACCCTTCCGGAAAAATATCTGTCAATATTCCGGAAGAAAAGGAGGAAGAAAAACCTGCGGCCAGAGTCTCAGGAAAAATTCCGGGTGAGAACTCACCCCTTTCTGACTGTCAGAAAATCGTTGAAAAACAGTTTTACAGGGAAGTAATTGAAGCTTTAAGGCTTGGCGGAGTGCCCCAGGAGAAGATATTTGATTTCACCTGTGGAAGGGAGGATGAGCTTAATAAAATCGCAGACTGGCTTTCAGACAGCAGAGGTAGTATTGCAATTGTGGGTGAATATGGTTCCGGAAAGAGCCATCTCATAAATATCATAGCCGAAAAAGCACTCTTAAACAACCGGGCAGTGGCTAAAGTAGAGATCGATCCACGTGAAAATGCGTTTAACCGGCCCAGAAATATTTATGCCAGTATTACTGAGTCATTCACATATCACTGCAATGATGACGTAAAGCACTTTGATGATCTCCTTGAAAATATCCTTTCCAACAGGGAAGATCCGGATTACAGCATCCTGTATGAGAACGAATTTTTTAAGGGATTTCTTCGGTACTGTGATATTTATGAATACAACGAGTCTATAAATGAGTGGATGAGGGGAAAACAGGAAACCCTCCCCGGAGCAGGATATATTCTTCCGAAGATGATGGATACACAGGTATCAGCCAATATTTATTCATATCTCATCAGCACCCTTGGATGGATCTGCAAAAACCTTCTGAAACTTGATGGCCTGCTCATCCTCTTTGACGAAGCGGAAGGCATAGATCCCGGATATTACTCCGGCTACCAGTACCAGCAGTCAGAGAATATGATCGGAGGGCTTATCAAAATGTCCAATTCTGAGCCGGTTTTAAAAACTGAGGAATTAAATAATTATATCGGAACTGAAACGGGCCTGAAATACTGCGGACAGAACAGGCAGCAGTACCCCTTTCTCTGGATGGATAAATCCCATGTCAAGCTTTTATTCTCTTTTGTTCCAGGAATGATCGATTCTCTTAGTGATGAATCGCCACTGACAGCAGAAGTAAAAAAACTTGAACCCATTCTGATTATTGATCTTGACATATATGAGAGGGCAGAACTTCTCAAAAAAATTGTGGATGCCTATACAAAAGCATATGGCTTTAAGACAGCATATAACCCCAATGAGGGCCTACCCACTGAAAAGACGAGGATTTTTGTAAAATCCATAGTTGAAGCTCTTGACCTGCTGAGGTTTCACCCAAAAAAAGATCCGGAGGAATTTCTGAAGAGATATGACTTCTTCGGTTAG
- a CDS encoding DEAD/DEAH box helicase, with product MTSSVRNYQEEKRLLKRTWNAFFLRYNRMTEIQSMAVPVVLKGRNAIVISSTASGKTEAIIAPICERILRKRLTGLSVLYITPTRALANDLKERLSDILAQLEITIDLKTGDSPYISWTRLPDIIITTPESLDSMICRHPDALTSLEALVIDEIHAIDGTYRGDQLRILIARLKEISEDFSIYAVSATVDDPLAVAERYMKNPEVITAHKKQELMSDYCYSVPELCLRLNEERLKKVLVFCNSRRKTEYIAGEFKKFRNDKEVFVHHGSLKKSVRHETEDCLRTITEAVCVSTGTLEIGLDLGDIDAVILAEPPGDSFTFIQRIGRCGRRTGKIRVFMLADQMNRPKFEEIVSGFYNGAFGIPDYRRDDSVMVQQIFSVLFSRPQGLNREYFYDLFADFCEDKNQTELIINHLIDSDCLHLNGSKLSLSEEIMNLGESGKIHSNIPESVGMTVIDVKSEKEIGEIYISTENLSKSINFILAGKIWEIVRIEKFRIFAKAVKKGYGKASFPLIINHGSFCNFLPEFLRE from the coding sequence ATGACTTCTTCGGTTAGGAATTATCAGGAAGAGAAGAGGCTTCTTAAAAGGACCTGGAATGCCTTCTTTCTCCGGTATAACAGAATGACTGAAATCCAGTCTATGGCAGTTCCGGTTGTGCTGAAAGGCAGAAATGCCATTGTTATATCGTCAACTGCGAGCGGCAAGACTGAAGCTATAATTGCCCCGATATGTGAGAGAATATTAAGGAAAAGGCTGACGGGCCTGTCTGTATTATACATAACCCCGACAAGGGCACTGGCAAACGATCTAAAGGAGAGGCTCAGTGACATACTGGCACAGCTTGAGATTACCATTGATCTAAAGACAGGTGACAGCCCCTATATCAGCTGGACCAGACTTCCGGATATAATAATCACAACCCCGGAATCACTTGATTCTATGATCTGCCGTCATCCTGATGCTCTGACTTCCCTTGAAGCTCTTGTAATTGATGAGATCCATGCCATTGACGGCACGTACAGAGGCGATCAGTTAAGAATACTCATAGCAAGGCTGAAAGAGATATCCGAAGATTTCAGCATCTATGCGGTTTCAGCAACTGTTGACGATCCTCTGGCAGTTGCAGAGAGGTATATGAAAAATCCGGAGGTTATTACAGCTCATAAAAAACAGGAGTTAATGTCTGATTACTGTTATTCCGTCCCGGAATTATGCCTCAGATTAAATGAGGAGAGGCTGAAGAAGGTTCTGGTCTTCTGCAACAGCCGCAGAAAAACTGAATACATTGCAGGTGAGTTTAAAAAATTCCGGAATGACAAAGAGGTTTTCGTTCACCATGGCTCACTTAAAAAATCCGTTCGTCATGAGACCGAAGACTGCCTCAGGACTATAACAGAGGCGGTATGTGTATCCACAGGTACACTTGAGATTGGCCTTGATCTCGGAGACATTGATGCAGTTATTCTTGCAGAACCTCCGGGAGATTCCTTCACATTTATACAGAGAATCGGGCGCTGTGGGAGAAGAACCGGAAAAATCCGTGTATTTATGCTGGCAGATCAGATGAACAGGCCAAAGTTTGAGGAGATCGTCAGTGGGTTCTACAATGGAGCCTTCGGAATTCCGGATTACAGAAGAGACGATTCCGTAATGGTTCAGCAGATATTCTCAGTTCTCTTCTCAAGACCACAGGGGCTTAACAGAGAATATTTTTATGACCTTTTTGCAGATTTCTGTGAGGATAAAAATCAGACTGAACTTATCATTAACCACCTCATTGATAGCGACTGCCTTCATTTAAACGGCTCTAAACTTTCTCTGTCCGAAGAGATTATGAACCTTGGTGAAAGTGGAAAAATTCACTCAAATATTCCTGAATCGGTTGGAATGACTGTAATTGATGTTAAGTCTGAAAAGGAGATCGGTGAGATATACATCTCCACTGAAAATCTGTCAAAATCCATAAATTTCATCCTTGCCGGAAAGATCTGGGAGATTGTACGGATTGAAAAATTCAGAATTTTTGCAAAGGCGGTAAAAAAAGGATATGGAAAAGCCTCTTTTCCTCTTATCATAAATCACGGTTCATTCTGTAATTTTCTGCCGGAATTTCTGCGGGAATAA
- a CDS encoding ABC transporter substrate-binding protein, with translation MNKIKLSSYLLLLLLIAAFLSGCTGTETTENNYNYKYDSIKIGSILPLTGEFSSPGSYLQRGIDIAAGELNEKGGIDGKKVEIVYKDSRGDPQVSAEMINGLAEEGITTVIGGLTSETTLSMADVAEKKGIVLISPTATSGKLSDYPSFYRTTGSNYATGTAMALFLNGLVQDPQNAALIYLNDSYGADLRDATLETLNNLGIYVIYSAGFKEGFGNNSVAYDEILMKNPDAVVLIAHVSDASDIVNQIRASGMDMPIICSETVQLDEMIEKTAGSYKGLYSVAPFWKPEGEEFHRRYQENYPGEEPNYLAAYAYDSLMVAADAMRRQGTTSDSVLKGLNSSRYFDVSGLKIFTDSGDLQLPLFSVWEIRDNSWTRLKQLYYVHEKSGKSGIILSDDPDEGIEDLKDPYLIGVALPLSGDLSEYGLSTKEGIDMAVKEINSGSFIAGISVEAVYRDNAGSPEKTEEIADEFIKSGIPVVIGPSASNAAIALAEIAGGNKFVMVSPSASTPILSEYKDYVFRTIGSDSAHATTLSAIISHKTGVNSPAVLYIDNTYGNGFKNVFITDYEKSGGEVLMAEKIAPGQTDFSVLSDKVQSSGADALVLISFASEGLDFLDTFTKTEADIPVYVTEGMNVNDFFIRTENYAGEIYMTIPDMDTPTKFTDAFINQYKLDYNKREPNYYVQSGYDTMMVVADSINRGGYSIDGIRNGLDDCRLYGLTGEKEFDDSGDVVPVYILMKAGNGRWERKEKYELDNLVISYA, from the coding sequence ATGAATAAAATAAAATTATCATCATATCTTCTGTTACTTCTTCTGATTGCTGCTTTTTTATCAGGGTGCACAGGTACTGAAACAACAGAGAACAATTATAATTATAAATATGATAGTATTAAAATCGGATCTATTCTGCCCCTGACCGGAGAATTCAGCAGTCCTGGCAGTTATCTGCAGCGTGGCATTGATATTGCAGCTGGGGAACTGAATGAAAAAGGCGGCATTGACGGAAAGAAAGTGGAGATCGTCTATAAGGACAGCAGAGGTGATCCACAGGTGTCAGCTGAGATGATAAACGGACTTGCAGAAGAGGGCATAACAACCGTTATTGGCGGACTGACAAGTGAAACCACGCTCTCAATGGCAGATGTAGCTGAAAAAAAAGGAATTGTCCTGATTTCACCAACAGCAACATCCGGAAAGCTCTCTGATTATCCATCCTTTTACAGGACAACCGGTTCAAACTATGCAACCGGAACTGCAATGGCATTATTTTTAAACGGTCTTGTGCAGGACCCGCAGAATGCTGCTCTGATTTATCTTAATGATTCATATGGAGCTGATTTAAGGGATGCAACTCTTGAGACACTAAATAACCTTGGAATATATGTCATTTATTCAGCTGGATTTAAAGAGGGATTTGGTAACAATTCAGTTGCATATGATGAAATACTTATGAAAAATCCTGATGCAGTTGTCCTGATTGCCCATGTCTCCGATGCATCTGATATTGTAAATCAGATACGTGCCTCAGGCATGGATATGCCAATAATATGCTCTGAAACAGTTCAGCTGGACGAGATGATAGAGAAAACTGCCGGCAGTTATAAGGGCCTGTATTCGGTTGCACCATTCTGGAAACCTGAAGGGGAAGAGTTTCACAGAAGGTACCAGGAAAATTATCCCGGAGAAGAGCCAAACTACCTCGCAGCATATGCATATGACTCATTAATGGTTGCTGCGGATGCAATGCGCCGGCAGGGAACAACGTCGGATTCAGTCTTAAAAGGTCTGAATTCCAGCAGATATTTTGATGTTTCCGGGCTGAAAATTTTTACGGATTCAGGCGATCTCCAGTTGCCTCTGTTTAGTGTATGGGAGATCAGAGATAATTCCTGGACACGCTTAAAGCAGCTTTACTATGTTCACGAAAAATCCGGTAAATCCGGAATTATTCTTTCTGATGATCCCGATGAAGGTATTGAAGATTTAAAAGATCCATACCTTATCGGAGTGGCCCTGCCTCTGAGCGGTGATTTGAGCGAATACGGACTTTCGACAAAGGAGGGCATTGATATGGCAGTAAAGGAGATAAACAGTGGGAGTTTCATTGCCGGAATTTCGGTTGAGGCAGTTTACAGGGACAATGCAGGCAGTCCTGAAAAAACAGAGGAGATTGCAGATGAATTCATAAAATCAGGCATACCTGTAGTAATTGGCCCTTCTGCAAGTAACGCAGCCATTGCCCTTGCAGAGATTGCGGGGGGTAATAAATTTGTGATGGTCTCACCCTCTGCCTCAACCCCTATACTGTCAGAATATAAGGATTATGTCTTCAGAACTATAGGTTCTGATTCAGCACATGCAACAACCCTTTCAGCAATAATCTCACACAAAACAGGGGTAAATTCTCCCGCAGTATTATATATTGACAATACCTATGGAAATGGTTTTAAGAATGTATTTATTACTGATTATGAAAAGTCAGGAGGAGAAGTTCTGATGGCTGAAAAGATAGCTCCGGGTCAGACTGATTTTTCAGTACTTTCAGATAAAGTGCAGTCATCCGGTGCTGATGCTCTTGTGCTTATTTCGTTTGCATCTGAGGGACTTGATTTTCTTGATACATTTACCAAAACAGAGGCAGATATTCCTGTATATGTCACTGAAGGAATGAATGTTAATGATTTCTTCATCAGAACAGAAAATTACGCAGGTGAAATATATATGACTATTCCGGATATGGACACTCCGACAAAATTTACTGATGCGTTTATCAATCAATATAAATTAGACTACAATAAAAGAGAACCAAATTATTACGTTCAGTCAGGATATGATACCATGATGGTGGTTGCTGATTCCATAAACCGTGGTGGATATTCGATCGATGGTATCAGAAACGGACTTGATGACTGTCGGTTGTACGGGTTGACAGGAGAGAAGGAGTTTGATGACTCAGGGGATGTTGTTCCGGTTTATATTCTCATGAAGGCCGGAAATGGCAGATGGGAGAGGAAAGAGAAATATGAACTTGACAATCTGGTTATATCATATGCCTGA
- a CDS encoding PEP/pyruvate-binding domain-containing protein yields the protein MVQIYSDKSMIKMQTIYHFNDNIIPELREVGGKALSLIKMTDGGLPVPPGFVLTSSFFQPWVDEIQATEDWKNLLASDSDKQEELSGRLKARCKELKFTDEQNRQITDALNAISHKGLMIFAVRSSSPEEDLEYASFAGVYDSVLGVIPEKLEDAVKTVFSSALDIRAIKYKEQHGFGIDRIIIAVIIQEQIASEVAGVGFSINPLSNCYDEAVINANWGLGESIVSGAATPDQYVIDKFSGDFKTKKTGGKEVSYFLRDDASIETVNVLKNNEMSLSDEEALKLKDLLVKVEEYYKMPMDIEWAFAHNNLYLVQARPITTYVPLPPEIMTKPAEKRRLYLDLTLVEQGISSPLSPMGARWFSDTFDFMMVRRIGHDVGHDIINGLGGSAGGRTYINLSNMLWIHDPEGIAKKIEGLDSYSAEIIRSINPDDYKSSQRPPELRAVKIKGLYHTAGVLGRSLEGMITPEKLKEKYIAGVDAYLNRLKEEDAQELSIEEYYRAVTKDAVDLIQDVTIPTLIDAEIAKQQLRKLFCDEDPDIKYLADRLDRALPDNVTTEMGLEIYDLSVAAKNAGNLAPEKLEESISARKLPEDFLSLWDSFMEKYGFRGPLEIDLKSPRYAEEPLTLINQMQNFAMVSVDAESPKARFLRQQKEREEGYDKLCTHFSDKTDKLHKFKKLYKIVVMFGGFREVHKYYLMMANYRIRQRALDAGRRLAAEGRLDSFEDVFKLTVYDLQKGLDNPDSDLREITEENMAFISRLNQVKAFPPVIDSRGEILRPPKRESKDGELYGDPVSSGVIRGPVNIMRYPGEKPVMPGDILVIHAADPGWTPLFITAGGIILEVGGMLQHGSIIAREYGKPCIAGVEDVLSLFEDGQMVELNGAEGSVRFIKDQ from the coding sequence ATGGTGCAGATTTATTCAGATAAGAGTATGATTAAGATGCAGACAATATACCATTTCAATGATAATATTATTCCGGAACTGAGGGAAGTCGGTGGAAAAGCCCTGTCTCTGATAAAAATGACTGACGGCGGGCTTCCGGTACCACCGGGATTTGTCCTCACCTCCTCTTTCTTTCAGCCCTGGGTTGATGAGATTCAGGCAACAGAGGACTGGAAGAATTTACTTGCATCAGATAGTGATAAACAGGAAGAGTTATCCGGCAGACTGAAAGCACGCTGTAAAGAACTTAAATTTACTGATGAACAGAACCGGCAGATTACTGATGCCCTTAATGCTATAAGCCATAAGGGTTTAATGATATTTGCGGTCCGGTCTTCCTCACCGGAAGAAGACCTGGAATATGCCTCTTTTGCCGGAGTCTATGACAGTGTTCTCGGTGTAATCCCGGAAAAGCTTGAAGATGCTGTTAAAACCGTATTTTCATCCGCACTGGACATCCGTGCGATAAAATATAAGGAACAGCACGGTTTTGGCATAGACAGAATTATCATTGCAGTAATTATACAGGAACAGATTGCAAGTGAAGTCGCCGGAGTAGGATTCTCGATAAACCCGCTCTCAAACTGCTATGACGAAGCGGTGATAAACGCCAACTGGGGTCTTGGAGAAAGCATAGTTTCCGGTGCTGCAACACCCGACCAATATGTCATTGACAAATTTTCCGGAGATTTTAAAACCAAAAAAACGGGTGGGAAAGAGGTGTCATACTTCCTGCGTGATGATGCCTCCATTGAAACAGTAAATGTCCTGAAAAACAATGAGATGAGCCTTTCAGACGAAGAGGCACTTAAACTGAAAGATCTCCTCGTAAAGGTTGAGGAATACTACAAAATGCCTATGGACATAGAGTGGGCTTTTGCACATAATAATCTCTATCTTGTTCAGGCCAGACCGATTACGACATATGTCCCGCTTCCGCCTGAAATAATGACCAAGCCGGCGGAAAAACGCCGTCTTTATCTCGATCTGACACTCGTTGAACAGGGCATATCCTCACCACTCTCACCAATGGGTGCACGATGGTTCAGCGACACCTTTGATTTTATGATGGTCAGACGAATCGGGCATGATGTCGGTCATGACATTATAAATGGCCTTGGTGGATCGGCAGGCGGGCGTACATACATTAATCTATCAAATATGCTCTGGATACATGATCCTGAGGGGATAGCAAAGAAGATAGAGGGCCTTGACAGTTATTCGGCAGAGATTATCCGCAGCATAAATCCGGACGATTATAAATCCTCACAGAGGCCGCCGGAACTTAGGGCAGTAAAAATAAAAGGACTGTACCATACTGCCGGAGTGCTGGGCAGGTCACTCGAAGGTATGATTACTCCGGAAAAACTCAAAGAAAAGTACATCGCCGGAGTTGATGCATATCTCAACAGGCTAAAAGAAGAGGATGCACAGGAACTTTCAATTGAGGAATATTATCGTGCTGTCACAAAAGATGCAGTTGATCTGATCCAGGATGTTACAATTCCAACTCTTATTGATGCTGAAATAGCAAAACAGCAGCTCAGAAAACTTTTTTGTGATGAAGATCCGGATATAAAATATCTTGCAGACCGGCTTGATCGTGCCCTGCCGGATAATGTTACCACCGAAATGGGTCTTGAGATCTATGATCTCTCTGTTGCTGCGAAAAATGCGGGGAATTTAGCTCCGGAAAAACTTGAAGAAAGCATCAGTGCCAGAAAACTTCCGGAAGACTTCCTTAGTTTATGGGACAGTTTTATGGAGAAATACGGTTTTAGAGGCCCTCTGGAAATTGATCTGAAATCTCCACGCTATGCAGAAGAGCCTCTTACTCTGATAAACCAGATGCAGAACTTCGCTATGGTATCTGTGGATGCGGAATCTCCAAAGGCACGCTTTTTAAGACAGCAAAAGGAGAGAGAAGAAGGGTATGATAAACTCTGCACCCACTTTTCTGACAAAACAGACAAACTCCATAAGTTTAAGAAACTGTATAAGATTGTCGTGATGTTCGGCGGATTCAGAGAGGTTCATAAGTATTACCTCATGATGGCCAACTACCGGATACGGCAGAGGGCACTTGATGCAGGACGAAGACTTGCGGCAGAAGGCCGCCTTGACAGTTTCGAAGATGTCTTTAAGCTGACTGTTTATGACCTTCAGAAAGGCCTGGACAATCCGGACTCAGATCTCAGAGAGATTACAGAGGAAAATATGGCATTTATCAGCCGGCTGAATCAGGTGAAGGCTTTCCCGCCGGTAATTGACTCAAGGGGTGAGATCTTACGTCCTCCAAAGAGAGAATCAAAAGACGGGGAACTGTATGGTGATCCGGTATCCTCAGGTGTTATCAGAGGGCCGGTCAATATTATGCGTTATCCTGGTGAAAAACCTGTCATGCCGGGCGATATACTCGTAATTCACGCGGCTGATCCCGGATGGACTCCTCTTTTTATCACAGCCGGAGGTATTATTCTTGAAGTTGGTGGGATGCTTCAGCATGGCTCAATCATAGCCCGTGAATACGGCAAACCCTGCATTGCCGGTGTGGAAGATGTATTATCCCTCTTCGAGGACGGGCAGATGGTTGAACTGAACGGTGCTGAGGGATCTGTCAGGTTTATCAAAGATCAGTAG
- a CDS encoding alpha/beta fold hydrolase has protein sequence MPNIEFNVPESKVIDTKYGPVEYTVVGEGKPILAFHGGGGGYDMAVLIYSMFSDAGFSLICPSRPGYLRTPLSSGKSIVEQVDLCAALLDELGIGEVGVVGASAGGPLTYEFAKRHPDKTEAIVVIDGISMKYEYQPIDKVSEKIFLTDRGQRFQFWLADLLPKTVIKQIVAIEGDLTHDELKERVKNIYDDPVKRDFINKFFKTLYPYSKRKEGMWNDVETEAEIDKIKDLDTIACPALIMHSNRDNDVIMAHAEYAVSEIPGAEFYMIKEGTHFGFWFSDYAEDAQQKAIDFFKEKL, from the coding sequence ATGCCCAATATTGAATTCAATGTTCCGGAGAGCAAAGTTATTGACACAAAATATGGTCCGGTTGAGTACACTGTTGTCGGAGAGGGAAAGCCAATCCTGGCATTTCACGGAGGTGGCGGTGGCTATGATATGGCCGTTCTGATTTACTCCATGTTTTCAGATGCAGGATTTTCTCTCATCTGCCCGTCACGCCCCGGATATCTGAGGACTCCGCTGTCATCCGGAAAAAGCATTGTGGAGCAGGTTGATCTCTGTGCTGCACTGCTGGATGAACTTGGCATTGGTGAAGTAGGTGTAGTCGGTGCATCTGCCGGAGGGCCGCTCACATATGAGTTTGCCAAACGTCATCCGGATAAGACAGAGGCTATTGTTGTTATTGATGGCATCAGCATGAAATATGAGTACCAGCCGATTGACAAGGTCTCAGAGAAGATATTTTTAACTGACAGGGGGCAGAGATTCCAGTTCTGGCTTGCCGATCTGCTACCAAAGACTGTTATTAAGCAGATTGTAGCCATAGAAGGTGATCTGACTCATGATGAGCTTAAAGAGCGGGTAAAAAACATTTACGATGATCCGGTAAAGCGTGACTTCATCAACAAATTCTTTAAGACATTATATCCATACAGCAAAAGAAAGGAGGGAATGTGGAATGATGTGGAGACTGAAGCTGAAATTGATAAGATAAAAGATCTCGACACCATCGCCTGCCCTGCACTTATTATGCATTCTAACCGTGACAATGATGTGATAATGGCACATGCAGAATATGCGGTCTCTGAAATTCCCGGTGCTGAATTTTATATGATAAAGGAAGGGACACACTTTGGGTTCTGGTTCTCAGATTATGCTGAAGATGCACAGCAAAAGGCCATTGATTTCTTTAAAGAAAAACTCTGA
- a CDS encoding alpha/beta fold hydrolase, whose amino-acid sequence MGKNFWIPESLVITTEKGPVEYAVIGEGKPILAFHGGAGGYDMSVLIYSILSDAGFSLICPSRPGYLKTPLSSGKTFAEQADLSAKLLDELGIDKVGVIGGSAGGPPTYEFAKRYPEQTKAIVVIDGVSRTYDQGEVSKLNEMLFLSDPGQKLQLWSLKVFPQAVIKKILEEESNLTPSELKERVEHIIDDPVKLDFIMKFYQTMYPYSDRKAGLWNDVEKLAAIDKIKDLGKITCPALIMHGNRDDDVDIAHAEYAVSEISGSELYVIKEGTHFGFWVSDYAEEAQKKAVDFFKMHI is encoded by the coding sequence ATGGGGAAAAATTTCTGGATTCCTGAAAGTTTAGTTATAACAACAGAGAAAGGGCCGGTTGAATACGCTGTTATCGGAGAGGGAAAGCCGATTCTGGCATTTCATGGAGGTGCAGGAGGCTATGATATGTCAGTTCTTATATACAGCATCTTATCTGATGCCGGATTTTCTCTCATCTGCCCGTCCCGTCCGGGGTATCTTAAAACGCCACTATCTTCCGGAAAAACCTTTGCTGAGCAGGCAGATCTCTCTGCTAAACTGCTTGATGAACTTGGCATTGATAAAGTTGGGGTTATCGGGGGGTCTGCCGGAGGGCCACCCACCTATGAGTTTGCCAAACGCTATCCTGAGCAGACAAAGGCCATTGTTGTCATTGACGGTGTCAGCCGGACATATGATCAGGGCGAGGTCAGTAAATTAAATGAGATGCTCTTCTTATCAGATCCGGGTCAGAAGTTACAGTTGTGGTCATTGAAAGTCTTCCCTCAGGCGGTAATAAAAAAGATACTTGAGGAAGAGAGCAATTTAACTCCGTCAGAGCTTAAGGAACGGGTTGAACATATCATTGACGATCCGGTGAAACTTGATTTTATTATGAAATTTTACCAGACGATGTATCCGTACAGCGACAGGAAGGCAGGACTCTGGAATGATGTCGAAAAACTGGCGGCTATTGATAAGATAAAAGACCTTGGAAAGATAACCTGTCCGGCACTGATTATGCACGGCAACCGGGATGATGATGTGGATATAGCCCATGCAGAATATGCAGTATCAGAAATTTCCGGCTCAGAGCTGTATGTCATAAAGGAAGGCACTCATTTTGGCTTCTGGGTCTCGGATTATGCTGAAGAGGCACAAAAGAAAGCTGTTGATTTCTTTAAAATGCATATATAG